A section of the Pseudorasbora parva isolate DD20220531a chromosome 2, ASM2467924v1, whole genome shotgun sequence genome encodes:
- the LOC137051312 gene encoding uncharacterized protein produces the protein MKYKMGDDRKPAKNIKKPKRAEVNYLPQHPSGETDSSLENVRLDLIEASKKRDVKSINDMMARTYSWRRMEVVVQSPDVAKFKERWPALFEPFQINEEFRRCAAVPLESVFMSQLDEYTPKLLDLFSAKGGAVGQRIKNLLMELIQDPSTSVVKKRDVTLRCLIEYMGESGQELISDYYGKTESSVHEDLKMSNMQIYVCCEPDAVGIIIEGIPVLTDLGNLARACCLLLGMTYALNLQYPPQLCKTFEVFQRLFVGLDTLRPKPSSRFMTLKNKLLS, from the exons ATGAAATACAAGATGGGAGATGACAGAAAACCtgctaaaaacatcaaaaaaccaAAGAGGGCAGAAGTAAATTACCTGCCTCAGCACCCTTCTGGTGAAACAGACAGCAGCCTTGAGAATGTGAGGCTTGACTTAATAGAAGCCAGCAAGAAAAGGGACGTCAAAAGCATAAATGACATGATGGCCAGGACATATAGCTGGAGAAGAATGGAAGTGGTTGTCCAGTCCCCAGATGTGGCAAAATTTAAAGAAAGATGGCCTGCCCTCTTTGAACCATTCCAG ATAAATGAAGAATTCCGAAGGTGTGCTGCAGTTCCACTTGAATCAGTGTTTATGTCCCAGCTGGACGAGTACACTCCAAAACTTCTCGACCTGTTTAGTGCGAAGGGTGGAGCAGTTGGTCAACGCATCAAGAACTTGTTAATGGAACTGATACAG GATCCAAGTACCTCTGTGGTGAAGAAGAGAGACGTGACTCTGAGATGCCTCATTGAATACATGGGAGAGAGTGGGCAAGAGCTCATCTCTGACTACTAT GGAAAAACAGAGAGCAGTGTCCATGAGGACTTGAAAATGAGCAATATGCAGATATATGTCTGCTGTGAACCAGATGCAGTGGGCATCATCATTGAGGGAATCCCAGTCCTTACTGATCTTGGAAATCTGGCCAGGGCATGTTGCCTGCTTCTGGGGATGACATATGCTTTGAACCTGCAGTATCCACCACAACTCTGCAAAACATTTGAGGTGttccaaagactttttgtgGGACTTGACACACTGCGCCCAAAACCTTCCTCCCGATTCATGACACTAAAAAACAAACTTCTGAGTTAG